In the genome of Kluyveromyces marxianus DMKU3-1042 DNA, complete genome, chromosome 1, one region contains:
- the MRPL33 gene encoding mitochondrial 54S ribosomal protein uL30m (mitochondrial), giving the protein MVFYRITLRRSVIGTPKKTRAVVESLGLRKRGSIVYQPAIPSIAGAVAQIKELVNVELSDKPISKAEQREMRKSNPGFTVEKRV; this is encoded by the coding sequence ATGGTTTTCTACAGAATTACATTGCGGAGATCGGTAATCGGAACTCCAAAAAAGACTAGAGCCGTTGTTGAGAGCTTAGGACTCAGAAAGAGAGGATCTATTGTATATCAACCTGCGATACCCTCTATAGCTGGTGCTGTTGCTCAAATCAAGGAACTTGTAAATGTCGAACTATCTGATAAACCTATAAGCAAGGCAGAACAACGTGAAATGAGGAAGTCCAACCCAGGTTTTACAGTCGAGAAAAGAGTATAA